A section of the Desulfobacterales bacterium genome encodes:
- a CDS encoding CBS domain-containing protein translates to MGDKRKTVREIMCPIEEYERIDAEAPLCEALHHLKRYQRKLRADENSRFHKTTFVTGAAGGIIGKLSLYDFIRGLVPEPARDEDYSRKFSALVSSRALEVAAEIGETRKRFKWLHTSFPALVKQETRKRVKDVMSPVAPLLVEGDTINKAVYIMFRENIRQAVVTRAGEFVGVINLQTIFSELLQIADDQCLTG, encoded by the coding sequence ATGGGAGACAAAAGGAAAACAGTGCGGGAGATCATGTGCCCTATTGAGGAATATGAACGGATCGATGCCGAGGCCCCGCTGTGTGAGGCATTACACCATCTGAAGAGGTATCAGCGCAAGCTGCGGGCCGATGAAAACAGCCGCTTTCACAAGACCACCTTTGTCACCGGGGCCGCAGGCGGGATCATCGGCAAATTATCGCTTTATGACTTTATCAGGGGCCTGGTCCCGGAACCGGCCCGGGATGAGGATTATTCGAGGAAATTCTCCGCCCTGGTCTCCTCGCGGGCCCTTGAGGTGGCCGCGGAAATAGGCGAGACCCGGAAACGTTTCAAGTGGCTGCATACCAGCTTTCCGGCCCTGGTCAAACAGGAGACCAGGAAAAGGGTAAAGGATGTCATGTCGCCCGTGGCCCCTCTCCTGGTCGAGGGGGACACCATTAACAAGGCCGTCTATATCATGTTCAGGGAAAATATCCGCCAGGCCGTGGTGACCCGGGCCGGAGAGTTTGTCGGCGTCATAAACCTGCAGACCATTTTTTCCGAACTTCTGCAGATAGCCGATGACCAGTGCCTGACCGGGTGA
- a CDS encoding sulfite exporter TauE/SafE family protein, producing MFTIFFPVAGISTSALLPPLVAFVLSFFTSMGGVSGAFLLLPFQMSVLGFTSPSVSATNFLYNIVGTPGGIIRYVREKRMVWPLAGCITVGTLPGVLLGYYLRVRFLPDPRGFKLFVGLVLAYIGLRLLKSVFLTARRSAPAGSDHSQGVENISCSWQRLEYEFHGQRIVCPLPVLFLLTIAVGVIGGIYGIGGGAIIAPFCVSILGLPVYTVAGAALFGTFVTSISGVFFYSTIPLNQGMTAPPDWLLGLLFGLGGLAGMYLGARCQKFVPERVIKAGLALIVLSVAGRYIIQYF from the coding sequence ATGTTTACAATATTTTTTCCTGTTGCCGGAATTTCAACCTCAGCCCTGCTCCCGCCCCTGGTCGCCTTTGTGCTCTCCTTTTTTACCTCCATGGGCGGCGTATCCGGCGCCTTCCTGCTCCTGCCCTTTCAGATGAGCGTGCTCGGCTTCACCAGTCCGTCGGTGTCAGCCACCAATTTTCTGTATAATATCGTCGGCACCCCCGGCGGGATTATCCGCTATGTCCGGGAAAAACGGATGGTCTGGCCCCTGGCCGGCTGCATCACCGTGGGCACCCTGCCCGGGGTGCTGTTGGGCTACTATCTGCGGGTGCGCTTTCTTCCCGATCCCCGGGGGTTCAAGCTGTTCGTGGGCCTGGTCCTGGCCTATATCGGCCTGCGGCTGCTGAAGAGTGTTTTCCTTACCGCCAGAAGGTCTGCTCCGGCTGGAAGCGACCACTCCCAGGGAGTGGAGAATATCAGCTGTAGCTGGCAGCGGCTCGAGTATGAGTTTCACGGCCAACGGATCGTCTGCCCGTTGCCGGTTCTTTTTCTGCTGACCATTGCGGTGGGGGTCATCGGCGGGATCTACGGGATCGGCGGCGGGGCGATCATTGCGCCCTTCTGTGTCAGTATCCTGGGGCTGCCGGTCTACACCGTGGCCGGCGCGGCCCTGTTCGGCACCTTTGTCACCTCGATCTCCGGGGTCTTTTTTTACAGCACCATCCCCTTGAACCAGGGGATGACCGCGCCGCCGGACTGGCTGCTGGGCCTGCTCTTCGGGCTGGGCGGCCTGGCCGGCATGTATCTCGGCGCCAGGTGTCAGAAATTCGTGCCCGAACGGGTGATCAAGGCCGGCCTGGCCTTGATCGTGCTCAGCGTGGCCGGCCGGTATATTATTCAATATTTCTAA
- a CDS encoding ATP-binding protein translates to MALHFPAGIRKRIILGFYLLLFFMIGTGLLTYVIVSKVEQKVELVEIINDFLDTTLEVRRFEKNYLLYNDEYDFQENMAFWHKLERLPYENIRLLSASKTQTSFSQLWQTLHDYKEKMLQLHELNGLPAADPRIARDRPRLEEEVRKLGKALTDIAESTSRAERQSIRNLLQTTGKVLIPSMIVLVVLCVVLAIRLSRSIFRSLKVLEDHTRKISRGEFVAANISVIDPEINSLLQAFNRMTIELRVRQQQLVQSEKLASLGTLLSGVAHELNNPLSNISTSAQILDEELGEAEPEFQQDLIQQIMEQADRARDIVRSLLEFSRVDDFNKQRLNLKTLFEKTIVLIRGQVPSEVDFRLDVPDTLEITVDKQRMQQVFLNLIKNATDVVGNEGHIWISAREVTKKDARSREVEILIEDDGPGILPENVQKIFDPFFTTKDVGHGSGLGLYIVHDLVEQHGGSVRVESVPGKGTTFIIWLPKGRGEKK, encoded by the coding sequence ATGGCTCTGCATTTTCCCGCTGGAATACGCAAACGGATCATTCTCGGATTTTATCTGCTCCTGTTCTTTATGATCGGCACCGGACTGCTGACCTACGTCATTGTCAGCAAGGTGGAACAAAAGGTGGAACTTGTCGAGATCATCAATGATTTTCTGGACACTACCCTGGAGGTCCGGCGCTTTGAAAAAAATTATCTGCTCTATAACGATGAGTATGATTTTCAGGAGAACATGGCCTTCTGGCATAAACTGGAACGGCTGCCCTACGAGAACATCCGGTTGTTGAGCGCCTCAAAGACCCAGACCAGCTTCAGCCAGCTCTGGCAAACGCTGCACGACTACAAGGAGAAGATGCTGCAGCTGCACGAGTTGAACGGTCTGCCGGCCGCTGATCCCCGGATAGCCCGGGACCGGCCGCGGCTGGAGGAAGAGGTCCGCAAGCTGGGCAAGGCGCTTACGGATATTGCCGAGAGCACCTCCCGGGCCGAACGGCAGTCCATCCGCAACCTGCTGCAGACCACGGGCAAGGTCCTTATCCCGTCGATGATCGTGCTGGTGGTTCTCTGCGTTGTTCTGGCCATCAGGTTAAGCCGGAGTATTTTCAGGTCCCTGAAGGTGTTGGAGGACCACACCAGGAAAATCTCCCGGGGCGAGTTCGTTGCCGCCAACATCAGCGTGATTGACCCGGAGATAAATTCCCTGCTCCAGGCCTTTAACAGGATGACCATTGAACTGCGGGTCCGTCAGCAGCAGCTGGTGCAGTCGGAGAAACTGGCCTCCCTGGGCACCCTGCTGTCCGGGGTGGCCCATGAACTCAACAACCCGCTGTCCAACATCTCGACCTCGGCCCAGATACTGGACGAGGAACTCGGGGAGGCGGAGCCGGAATTCCAGCAGGATCTGATCCAACAGATCATGGAACAGGCGGACCGGGCCCGGGACATTGTCAGATCGCTGCTTGAATTTTCCCGGGTGGATGATTTCAACAAACAGCGGTTGAACTTGAAGACGCTGTTCGAGAAGACCATTGTCCTGATCCGCGGCCAGGTGCCGAGCGAGGTTGATTTCAGGCTGGATGTTCCGGATACCCTGGAGATAACGGTTGACAAGCAGCGCATGCAGCAGGTTTTTTTAAACCTGATAAAAAATGCAACCGACGTGGTGGGCAATGAAGGACATATCTGGATATCGGCCCGGGAGGTGACGAAAAAAGACGCCCGCAGCCGGGAAGTGGAAATTCTGATCGAGGACGACGGGCCGGGGATCCTGCCGGAAAATGTTCAAAAGATATTTGATCCCTTTTTCACCACCAAGGATGTCGGGCATGGTTCCGGCCTCGGGTTGTACATAGTTCATGACCTTGTTGAACAGCATGGCGGGTCGGTCCGGGTTGAAAGCGTCCCGGGCAAAGGCACTACCTTTATTATCTGGCTGCCCAAGGGCCGGGGAGAGAAAAAATGA
- a CDS encoding anion permease, with product MHTLTRHAIIIALLFCWLVPPAVAGHGGKAPGKAAVKGGMQVTIAGTIIDSHGQPVGEAGITVSRAGRQAVRVETADNGHYVAEFMVDRAVMDQASFELKVNRTGFAARTFTFVSSDFAFKGDHYYATENVSLARVLGPAFWIATVVFVLAYILIAFELLHRTMAAMLGATLMLLISYTAGTINPDFRIFTFESAVRSIDMNVIFLLMGMMIIVGILKNTGVFQWCAYMAYRAARGKVYLLTVILMIFTAVASAFLDNVTTMLLLTGVAIEIAVSCSLNPLYLLIPLVMASNIGGTATLIGDPPNIMIGSYAGLTFADFVAALALLCVTVMAVMFVFTRLVWGRAYAEAQSTITDIEEFTAELKEKYRIYDPGLLTYGMITLGFTIFLFLSHGYWHMEVSVAALAGAAILTTVALLTHKVDLLHMIEKDIEWPTLMFFIFLFILVGGVQEAGLLSVVADWILSVSGGSYLTSMTLILWVSAIMSAFIDNIPFTATMLPIVAYLSSVIPGAENTLWWALALGACFGGNGTIIGASANVVTMGIAESQGYRISFAGFMKTAFPFMIFSIFICQVWLMFFKP from the coding sequence GTGCACACTCTGACAAGGCATGCCATTATCATCGCCCTCCTGTTCTGCTGGCTTGTTCCGCCGGCTGTTGCGGGCCACGGCGGCAAGGCCCCCGGTAAGGCGGCGGTCAAGGGGGGGATGCAGGTCACCATTGCCGGGACCATTATCGATTCTCACGGGCAGCCGGTGGGCGAGGCCGGGATAACGGTGTCCCGCGCCGGCCGCCAGGCGGTAAGGGTGGAAACGGCTGATAACGGCCATTATGTCGCTGAATTCATGGTTGACAGGGCGGTAATGGACCAGGCCTCCTTTGAGTTGAAGGTCAACCGGACCGGTTTTGCCGCCCGGACCTTTACCTTTGTCAGCAGCGATTTCGCCTTTAAGGGCGACCATTACTACGCTACTGAGAACGTCTCCCTGGCCCGGGTGCTGGGGCCGGCCTTCTGGATCGCCACGGTGGTATTCGTGCTCGCCTACATCCTGATCGCCTTTGAACTGCTGCACCGGACCATGGCCGCCATGCTGGGCGCCACCCTGATGCTGCTGATCTCCTACACCGCGGGCACCATTAATCCTGATTTCCGCATCTTCACCTTTGAGAGCGCGGTCAGGTCCATTGACATGAACGTCATCTTCCTGTTGATGGGGATGATGATCATTGTCGGCATCCTTAAAAACACCGGCGTGTTCCAGTGGTGCGCCTATATGGCGTACCGGGCGGCCCGGGGCAAGGTCTACCTGCTCACCGTTATCCTGATGATTTTTACCGCCGTGGCCTCGGCCTTTCTCGACAACGTGACCACCATGCTGCTCTTGACCGGGGTGGCCATTGAGATCGCGGTATCCTGCAGCCTCAACCCCCTCTATCTTCTGATCCCGCTGGTAATGGCCTCCAATATCGGCGGCACCGCCACCCTGATCGGCGACCCGCCCAACATCATGATCGGCTCCTATGCCGGCCTTACCTTTGCGGATTTTGTCGCGGCCCTGGCCCTGCTCTGCGTAACGGTGATGGCGGTGATGTTTGTTTTTACCAGGCTGGTCTGGGGCCGGGCCTATGCCGAGGCCCAGTCCACGATCACTGATATCGAGGAGTTCACCGCCGAATTAAAGGAAAAGTACCGGATCTACGACCCTGGCCTGCTTACCTACGGGATGATCACCCTGGGCTTTACCATTTTTCTGTTTCTGTCCCACGGCTACTGGCATATGGAGGTGAGCGTCGCGGCCCTGGCCGGGGCCGCCATCCTGACCACCGTGGCCCTGCTCACCCACAAGGTGGACCTGCTGCACATGATCGAAAAGGATATCGAGTGGCCCACCCTGATGTTTTTCATCTTCCTCTTCATCCTGGTCGGCGGGGTGCAGGAGGCCGGTCTGCTCTCCGTGGTCGCCGACTGGATCCTGAGCGTCTCCGGCGGCAGCTACCTGACCTCGATGACCCTGATCCTCTGGGTGTCGGCGATCATGAGCGCCTTTATCGACAATATCCCCTTTACCGCGACCATGCTGCCCATTGTCGCCTATCTTTCCTCGGTCATCCCCGGGGCGGAGAACACCCTCTGGTGGGCCCTGGCCCTTGGCGCCTGTTTCGGCGGCAACGGCACGATCATCGGCGCCTCGGCCAATGTGGTAACCATGGGGATCGCCGAGTCCCAGGGGTACCGGATATCCTTTGCCGGGTTCATGAAGACCGCCTTTCCCTTCATGATCTTCAGCATCTTTATCTGCCAGGTCTGGCTGATGTTTTTCAAGCCCTGA
- a CDS encoding universal stress protein: protein MEKVLLAIDGVMPDKKAFNHAVELCLRIKAELKVLQIVGPEKVSGCLQRMKKTARQAKQYFEGSMMAATFAEAGEHATAEALLAEAMENIRKLLPESEKAGVPYQLTMKSGDPRREIVRYIREHRDVVITVYDLGGGASQSERRKKNAFQAISGALPVPVVMVQGGS from the coding sequence ATGGAAAAGGTGTTGCTGGCCATTGATGGTGTCATGCCGGACAAAAAGGCCTTTAATCATGCGGTGGAACTCTGCCTGCGGATCAAGGCGGAGCTGAAGGTACTGCAGATCGTAGGGCCGGAAAAGGTGAGCGGTTGTCTCCAGCGGATGAAGAAGACGGCCAGACAGGCAAAACAATACTTTGAAGGCTCAATGATGGCGGCGACCTTTGCCGAGGCAGGGGAGCATGCAACGGCAGAGGCCTTGCTGGCCGAGGCAATGGAGAATATCAGGAAGTTGCTGCCCGAATCGGAAAAGGCCGGCGTTCCCTATCAACTGACCATGAAATCAGGAGACCCCCGCCGGGAGATCGTCCGTTATATCCGGGAGCACCGGGACGTGGTAATCACTGTTTATGACCTGGGCGGCGGCGCTTCGCAGTCCGAGCGGCGAAAGAAGAACGCCTTCCAGGCCATCTCCGGGGCATTGCCGGTGCCGGTGGTCATGGTCCAGGGCGGAAGCTGA
- the nhaD gene encoding sodium:proton antiporter NhaD, protein MGYLAVAFFVVAYLLVIFEEQLNLRKSKPVMFAAGVIWVLVAIVFRQMGQPEAAHAAIMHNILEYAELMLFLLCAMTYINSMEERNVFQALRAWLVNKGYSLRMIFWITGLLAFVISPLADNLTTALLMGAVVMAVGGDNKKFVALACINIVVGANAGGAFSPFGDITTLMVWQKGQVQFTQFFHIFLPSLANWLIPAAIMSLAVGRKFPKPMQESVQMKFGAKRMIFLFLLTITTAVLFHNNLDLPPAAGMMFGLSYLGFFAYYIKLKEKRAIQYDYPLGIRPNGEVPAPFDLFRKIARAEWDTLLFFYGVILCVGGLSQFGYLAMLSHQMYQGLGPTYANTMVGILSAIVDNIPVMFAVLTMDPAMSLGQWLLVTLTAGVGGSLLSIGSAAGVGLMGTARGTYTFGAHLKWTPVIALGYAASIFCHLYINSSLF, encoded by the coding sequence ATGGGCTACCTGGCGGTGGCCTTCTTTGTCGTGGCCTACCTGCTGGTTATCTTTGAGGAACAACTCAACCTTCGCAAGAGCAAGCCGGTGATGTTCGCGGCCGGCGTTATCTGGGTGCTGGTGGCCATTGTCTTTCGCCAGATGGGCCAGCCCGAGGCGGCCCATGCGGCGATCATGCACAATATCCTTGAGTATGCCGAGCTGATGCTCTTTCTGCTCTGCGCCATGACCTACATCAACTCCATGGAGGAGCGCAACGTCTTTCAGGCGCTCAGGGCCTGGCTGGTCAACAAGGGCTACTCCCTGCGGATGATCTTCTGGATCACCGGGCTCCTGGCCTTTGTCATCTCGCCCCTTGCCGACAACCTGACCACGGCCCTGCTGATGGGCGCGGTGGTAATGGCCGTGGGCGGTGACAATAAAAAATTCGTGGCCCTGGCCTGCATCAATATCGTGGTCGGCGCCAATGCCGGCGGCGCCTTTTCCCCGTTCGGCGACATCACCACCCTGATGGTCTGGCAGAAGGGCCAGGTACAGTTTACCCAGTTCTTCCATATTTTCCTGCCCTCGCTGGCCAACTGGCTGATCCCGGCGGCGATCATGAGCCTGGCGGTCGGCAGGAAATTTCCCAAACCCATGCAGGAAAGCGTGCAGATGAAGTTCGGGGCCAAGCGGATGATCTTCCTCTTTCTGCTGACCATCACCACCGCGGTCCTGTTCCACAACAACCTGGACCTGCCGCCGGCAGCCGGCATGATGTTCGGCCTCTCCTACCTGGGATTCTTTGCCTACTACATCAAGCTCAAGGAGAAACGCGCGATACAGTACGACTATCCGCTGGGCATCCGGCCCAACGGCGAGGTTCCGGCCCCCTTTGACCTGTTCCGCAAGATCGCCCGGGCCGAATGGGACACCCTGCTCTTCTTCTACGGGGTCATCCTCTGTGTGGGCGGCCTTTCCCAGTTCGGCTACCTGGCCATGCTCTCCCACCAGATGTACCAGGGGCTCGGTCCCACCTATGCCAATACCATGGTGGGCATCCTTTCGGCCATTGTGGACAACATTCCGGTGATGTTCGCGGTCCTGACCATGGACCCGGCCATGTCCCTGGGACAGTGGCTGCTGGTGACCCTTACCGCCGGCGTGGGCGGCAGCCTGCTTTCCATCGGCTCGGCCGCCGGGGTCGGCCTGATGGGCACGGCCCGGGGCACCTACACCTTTGGCGCCCATCTCAAGTGGACACCGGTGATCGCCCTGGGTTATGCAGCCAGCATCTTCTGCCACCTTTACATTAACAGCAGCCTGTTCTAA
- a CDS encoding sigma-54 dependent transcriptional regulator gives MSTEHRLLVVDDEAVALHNLTHILKKEGLAVKATQSGTQALKYIEQEEFNLILTDLKMEKVDGMRLLARAKELYPDTEVIMITGFATVDSAIKAMKAGAYHYIAKPYKLDEVRRVVREALEKNRLKKENVRLRQHLKEFQGDVRLITDNAKIKKLLDTAQQIAATDTNVVICGESGTGKELLARFIHQRSRRAGGPMLSINCGVFTEELLANELFGHEKGAFTGADKVKKGLVEMADRGTLFLDEITEMLPQMQVKLLRVIQEKEITRVGGTRSIKVDVRFLAATNRDLQEEVKRGNFRQDLFFRINVVSLCIPPLAERKNDIPLLIHHFMEKYATLMNKDIREVSPEVIDILTGYDFPGNVRELENIVERGVAMANGNTIEPAHLPEDLRGMTMQTFRKREGKYPTLEELEKSYIEWILKETGDNRTEGAKALGIDRVSLWRKLKKYEMN, from the coding sequence ATGAGCACCGAACATCGGCTGCTGGTGGTTGATGACGAGGCGGTTGCCCTCCACAACCTGACCCATATCCTGAAAAAAGAGGGGCTTGCGGTAAAAGCCACCCAGAGCGGCACCCAGGCCCTGAAGTATATCGAACAGGAGGAGTTCAACCTGATCCTCACCGATCTGAAGATGGAAAAGGTGGACGGCATGCGGCTCCTGGCCCGGGCCAAGGAACTCTACCCGGACACCGAGGTGATCATGATCACCGGCTTTGCCACCGTGGATTCGGCGATCAAGGCGATGAAGGCCGGGGCCTACCATTATATTGCCAAGCCCTATAAGCTCGACGAGGTGCGCCGGGTGGTCCGGGAGGCCCTGGAAAAGAACCGGCTGAAAAAGGAAAATGTCCGCCTGCGCCAGCATTTAAAGGAATTCCAGGGCGATGTCAGGCTGATCACCGATAATGCCAAAATAAAAAAACTGCTGGATACGGCCCAACAGATCGCGGCAACCGATACCAATGTGGTCATCTGCGGGGAGTCGGGCACCGGCAAGGAGTTGCTGGCCCGGTTCATCCACCAGCGCAGCCGGCGGGCCGGTGGCCCGATGCTCTCCATCAACTGCGGGGTCTTTACCGAGGAGCTTTTGGCCAACGAGCTGTTCGGCCATGAGAAGGGCGCCTTTACCGGGGCTGACAAGGTCAAGAAGGGGCTGGTGGAGATGGCTGACCGCGGGACCCTGTTCCTTGACGAGATCACCGAGATGCTGCCCCAGATGCAGGTCAAGCTCCTGCGGGTGATCCAGGAAAAGGAGATCACCCGGGTGGGCGGCACCCGGTCGATCAAGGTGGATGTGCGCTTTCTCGCCGCCACCAACCGGGACCTCCAGGAGGAGGTCAAGCGCGGCAACTTCCGCCAGGACCTCTTCTTCCGGATCAACGTGGTCTCGCTCTGTATTCCGCCGCTGGCGGAACGCAAAAACGACATCCCGCTGCTGATCCACCACTTCATGGAAAAATATGCAACCCTGATGAACAAGGATATCCGGGAGGTGTCGCCGGAGGTGATCGACATCCTTACTGGATACGATTTCCCCGGCAACGTGCGCGAGCTTGAAAATATTGTTGAACGGGGGGTGGCCATGGCCAACGGTAATACCATTGAGCCGGCCCATCTGCCCGAGGATCTGCGGGGCATGACCATGCAGACCTTCAGGAAGCGGGAGGGCAAATATCCCACCCTGGAGGAGCTGGAAAAATCCTATATCGAATGGATCCTCAAGGAGACCGGCGACAACCGGACCGAAGGGGCAAAGGCCCTGGGCATTGACCGTGTCTCGCTCTGGCGGAAGTTGAAAAAGTATGAGATGAACTGA
- a CDS encoding SLC13 family permease produces the protein MTPEIMIVMAVLVAAILLFVFEWVRVDVVGIIMMVVLPLLGLVTPEEAISGLSSNAVVSIIAVIIIGAGLDKTGAMNSLARIILRFAGKSESRIVTLIASTVAFISSFMQNIGAAALFMPAARRIGRQTGIPVSRILMPMGFCAIIGGCITLIGSSPLILLNDVMRISNPDVEPFGLFAVTPIGVALTIAALLYFIVFGRLVLPSGQGEEDGSSGPMSEILQNTYRDMGSLFELHVPDDFNGPRTLEQLSLRPHYFTSVVAVSDNKANRKIFAPKRENQIHPGDDIAVIGTREFIEKMAENMGWLLRDGLETFSEDLSPNNAGIIEAIITPRSELARKTMRGFDFRKHYEVNPLAIFRGNKVFVAGISDIIMQPGDALLLQGRWQRFHVLKEKPDLVFTEDVQGEIVNTEKVKFAVGCLVLSLIMILIFKVQLSIALLAGALGMILSKVMTVDEAYKSVDWMTVFLLGGLIPLGIAFEKTGAAGYIANTIMDAIGSVPPIVLLTVIGLLTSFFTLVVSNVGATVLMVPLAMNMAVTAGADPRIAALVVGVACSNTFVLPTHQVNALIMRPGGYRTVDYFKAGSGMTVLYMVVMMAMIYLFYGITA, from the coding sequence ATGACACCAGAGATAATGATTGTCATGGCCGTGCTGGTTGCGGCCATTCTTCTGTTTGTTTTCGAATGGGTCCGGGTGGACGTGGTCGGGATCATCATGATGGTCGTCCTGCCGCTGCTTGGCCTGGTCACGCCCGAGGAGGCGATCAGCGGGCTCTCCAGTAATGCGGTGGTCTCGATCATTGCGGTGATTATCATCGGCGCCGGCCTGGACAAGACCGGGGCGATGAACTCGCTGGCCCGGATTATCCTCAGATTCGCCGGCAAAAGCGAGAGCCGGATCGTGACCCTGATCGCCTCGACCGTTGCCTTTATTTCAAGTTTCATGCAGAATATCGGCGCCGCGGCCCTGTTCATGCCTGCGGCCCGGCGGATCGGCAGGCAAACCGGCATCCCGGTCTCCCGGATCCTCATGCCCATGGGGTTCTGCGCGATCATCGGCGGCTGTATCACCCTGATCGGCTCAAGCCCCTTAATCCTGCTCAACGACGTTATGCGGATTTCCAACCCTGACGTGGAGCCCTTCGGCCTGTTCGCGGTAACCCCCATCGGGGTTGCCCTGACCATCGCCGCCCTGCTCTACTTTATTGTTTTCGGCCGGCTGGTGCTGCCCAGCGGCCAGGGCGAAGAGGACGGCAGCAGCGGCCCGATGTCCGAGATCCTGCAGAACACCTACCGGGACATGGGCTCGCTTTTCGAGCTGCACGTGCCGGATGACTTCAACGGCCCCAGGACCCTTGAGCAACTCTCCCTGCGGCCTCATTACTTTACCAGCGTGGTGGCGGTCTCGGACAACAAGGCCAACCGGAAGATCTTTGCCCCCAAGCGAGAGAATCAGATCCATCCGGGCGATGATATCGCGGTTATCGGCACCCGCGAGTTTATCGAAAAGATGGCCGAAAACATGGGCTGGCTCCTGCGTGACGGGCTGGAGACCTTTTCCGAGGACCTGTCCCCCAACAATGCCGGGATCATTGAGGCGATTATCACCCCCCGCTCGGAGCTGGCCAGAAAGACGATGCGCGGCTTTGACTTCCGTAAACACTACGAGGTCAACCCGCTGGCCATCTTCCGGGGCAACAAGGTCTTTGTTGCCGGTATCTCCGATATCATCATGCAGCCGGGCGACGCCCTGCTGCTCCAGGGCCGCTGGCAGCGGTTCCATGTGCTGAAGGAAAAGCCGGACCTGGTCTTTACCGAGGATGTCCAGGGTGAAATCGTCAACACCGAAAAGGTGAAGTTCGCAGTGGGCTGCCTGGTCCTCTCCCTGATCATGATCCTGATCTTCAAGGTGCAGCTCTCCATCGCCCTGCTTGCCGGGGCCCTGGGGATGATCCTCTCCAAGGTTATGACCGTTGACGAGGCCTATAAATCCGTGGACTGGATGACCGTCTTCCTCCTGGGCGGCCTGATCCCGCTGGGGATCGCCTTTGAAAAGACCGGGGCCGCCGGCTATATCGCCAACACGATCATGGACGCCATCGGCAGCGTACCGCCCATTGTCCTGCTGACGGTCATCGGCCTGTTGACCTCGTTCTTCACCCTGGTGGTTTCCAATGTCGGCGCCACCGTGCTGATGGTGCCCCTTGCCATGAACATGGCGGTGACCGCCGGGGCTGATCCCCGGATAGCGGCCCTGGTGGTCGGGGTTGCCTGTTCCAACACCTTTGTCCTGCCCACCCACCAGGTGAACGCGCTGATCATGCGGCCGGGCGGATACCGGACCGTTGACTACTTCAAGGCCGGCTCCGGCATGACCGTTCTGTACATGGTCGTCATGATGGCGATGATCTATCTGTTCTACGGAATCACCGCCTAA
- a CDS encoding universal stress protein has translation MGLFGWFTKKKKNEEVQIARRRQSVLQDAAAAAAFAEAGEHETARTMLGNPAGTQKILVVSQDERISDMLADYAVEMAQRLDFELVALNVSDAPLSMAAKKREEAAAIFQNNCRENIAALQEKAEKNNISFTHLVEIGREDEVIKKLHARYADLRYVLTEPDPEVARKSEGRIAIPVFNLGGNQRAAA, from the coding sequence ATGGGACTGTTCGGTTGGTTCACCAAAAAGAAGAAAAATGAAGAGGTGCAGATTGCCAGGCGCCGGCAGAGCGTACTCCAGGATGCCGCGGCCGCCGCAGCCTTTGCCGAGGCCGGGGAACATGAAACCGCCCGCACCATGCTCGGCAACCCGGCGGGAACACAGAAAATTCTCGTGGTCAGTCAGGATGAGCGTATCTCCGACATGCTGGCCGATTATGCGGTTGAGATGGCCCAGCGGCTGGATTTTGAACTGGTGGCGCTTAACGTTTCGGACGCGCCCCTGTCCATGGCCGCTAAAAAAAGAGAAGAGGCGGCAGCGATTTTCCAGAACAACTGCCGGGAAAATATTGCTGCCCTGCAGGAAAAGGCGGAAAAAAACAATATCAGCTTTACCCATCTGGTGGAAATCGGCCGCGAGGACGAGGTGATCAAAAAGCTGCATGCCCGCTATGCTGACCTGCGCTATGTCCTGACCGAGCCTGATCCGGAGGTGGCACGGAAATCAGAAGGCCGGATCGCCATCCCGGTATTCAACCTGGGCGGCAATCAGAGGGCGGCCGCATAG